Proteins encoded by one window of Collimonas fungivorans:
- the flgM gene encoding flagellar biosynthesis anti-sigma factor FlgM → MKIDQPTKPLNSVSSPANAASSKDNAARAASADAAAAGTATSASPPMPAALNSLSAQVRQLQTQLLQPGAGDFDAAKVAEIRQAISEGRYQINPGKIADGLLDTVRDLLGKKPS, encoded by the coding sequence TTGAAAATCGATCAACCTACAAAGCCGCTCAATAGCGTGTCGAGCCCAGCCAATGCGGCGTCCAGCAAGGATAATGCGGCACGCGCCGCATCCGCCGACGCTGCTGCAGCCGGCACCGCCACCAGCGCCAGCCCGCCTATGCCCGCCGCCCTGAATTCACTGTCGGCGCAAGTGCGCCAGCTGCAAACCCAGTTGCTGCAACCCGGCGCCGGCGATTTCGATGCCGCCAAGGTCGCCGAGATCCGCCAGGCCATCAGCGAAGGCCGCTACCAGATCAATCCCGGAAAGATAGCCGACGGCTTGCTCGATACGGTACGCGACCTGCTGGGCAAGAAACCGTCATGA
- a CDS encoding flagellar protein FlhE, translated as MMKLACRESRLRWLLVCGAAGLLAATNVFAGEQSAAAIDLNTYMGRDQSLPARPGAIRLDSRVAAGGQARVAGSWSASTSTPAMFHRGVSYQSPQINPVGSGVSSGSRTRRVGWRYGFLTAPPAGIHAYLCNYARCVGLSGASGSTGAFDGDNGLSNFVFAFVIDGRGPLTPALQGAAGQILVSYE; from the coding sequence ATGATGAAACTGGCCTGTCGCGAGTCCAGGCTGAGATGGCTGCTGGTTTGCGGTGCGGCTGGCTTGCTGGCGGCGACGAACGTCTTTGCCGGCGAGCAGTCGGCAGCAGCGATTGACCTGAATACCTATATGGGGCGCGACCAGAGCTTGCCAGCCAGACCTGGCGCCATTCGACTTGACAGCAGGGTCGCTGCAGGCGGACAGGCCCGGGTCGCAGGTTCCTGGAGCGCTTCGACTTCCACACCCGCAATGTTCCATCGTGGCGTCAGTTATCAGTCGCCCCAGATCAATCCGGTCGGCAGCGGCGTCTCTTCAGGTTCGAGGACACGTCGGGTCGGCTGGCGTTACGGTTTCCTGACAGCGCCGCCGGCAGGCATCCACGCTTATCTGTGCAACTACGCCAGATGTGTCGGCCTCAGCGGCGCCAGCGGCAGCACCGGCGCTTTTGACGGCGACAACGGCTTGTCGAATTTCGTGTTTGCTTTTGTGATCGACGGACGCGGGCCTTTGACCCCGGCCTTGCAGGGAGCTGCCGGCCAGATCTTGGTCAGCTACGAATAA
- a CDS encoding flagella synthesis protein FlgN, which produces MSSALLKHLQQERAVMDAFLDLLDQEAEALIKSRFDELPLITERKAQLAERITALEQEREQRQQAVGFAAGRAGGDAAAAAGGLQQVWQELLVHAAQARDNNHRNGIMIHTHLDFVRRSINFLRAHGQSLYGADGKHQVGLGNGHSLASS; this is translated from the coding sequence ATGAGCAGCGCACTGCTCAAGCACCTGCAGCAGGAGCGCGCCGTGATGGACGCTTTTCTTGACTTGCTGGACCAGGAAGCAGAGGCGCTGATCAAGAGCCGCTTTGACGAATTGCCGCTCATCACCGAGCGCAAAGCGCAGCTGGCTGAGCGCATCACCGCGCTTGAGCAGGAACGGGAACAGCGGCAGCAGGCGGTCGGTTTTGCAGCGGGACGGGCCGGCGGCGACGCTGCGGCAGCGGCCGGCGGCCTGCAGCAGGTTTGGCAAGAGCTGTTGGTACACGCAGCCCAGGCCCGCGACAACAACCATCGCAACGGCATCATGATCCATACTCACCTGGACTTCGTACGCCGCTCGATCAATTTCCTGCGCGCCCACGGGCAATCGCTTTATGGCGCCGACGGCAAGCACCAGGTCGGGCTCGGCAACGGCCACAGCCTGGCGTCGAGCTGA
- the flgA gene encoding flagellar basal body P-ring formation chaperone FlgA, with the protein MHAISFRRWRLALACLDFLAAAALGAGSRAALARATELSGSARPVIEQFLLAQAGGLPGKVSIRIDTPMAGALPACDALEPFLPSGARVWGRVSVGLRCNDNGSATPAWTRYVPAYVAVVANYYVAGRPISAGDTLGLADIQPRQGDLSALPRGVVTNPQQAAGMVASNRIALGAPLRLELLRGATVIQQGQSVKVQSQGSGFVVSTEGRAMTNAAAGAAIQVKTQAGQMLSGVARADGSVELPN; encoded by the coding sequence ATGCATGCAATATCATTCCGGCGCTGGCGGCTTGCACTTGCCTGCCTGGACTTCCTGGCGGCGGCAGCACTAGGCGCCGGTAGCCGGGCCGCACTCGCCAGGGCAACGGAACTAAGCGGCAGCGCCAGACCCGTCATTGAACAATTCCTGCTGGCCCAGGCCGGCGGTTTGCCAGGCAAGGTCAGCATCCGCATCGACACGCCGATGGCAGGCGCCCTGCCCGCCTGCGACGCACTGGAGCCGTTCCTGCCGAGCGGCGCCCGTGTCTGGGGCCGTGTCTCGGTCGGCCTGCGCTGCAACGACAACGGCTCCGCCACGCCGGCATGGACGCGCTACGTGCCGGCCTATGTGGCGGTGGTAGCGAACTACTATGTAGCCGGCCGTCCCATCAGTGCCGGCGACACCCTGGGCCTTGCCGATATCCAGCCGCGCCAAGGCGATCTCAGCGCCCTGCCGCGCGGCGTGGTCACCAATCCGCAGCAAGCCGCCGGCATGGTGGCCTCGAACCGGATCGCCCTGGGCGCGCCGTTGCGGCTGGAGCTGTTGCGCGGCGCAACCGTGATACAACAGGGGCAAAGCGTCAAAGTCCAGTCGCAAGGTTCGGGTTTCGTAGTCAGCACCGAAGGACGGGCGATGACCAATGCCGCGGCTGGTGCAGCAATACAGGTCAAGACGCAGGCCGGCCAGATGCTGAGCGGCGTTGCCCGCGCCGACGGTTCGGTCGAATTGCCGAATTAG
- the flgD gene encoding flagellar hook assembly protein FlgD: protein MAVSGAVSGVSTDNSAAGALAGAASSSSDQEQRFLKLLVTQLNNQDPLNPLDNAELTSQLAQMSTVSGIENLNSTLTSLVAQTGASQTLQAASLIGHTVLTPGSSVALKDSAATSFGLDMQGAADTVKVTITDAAGNTVRTIDVGALPQGTKTLSWDGKNDTGTAMGDGSYKISVAASVGGSAVAANTLTYSQVASVAQTASGVTLNLGAAGTAALSDVKQFL from the coding sequence ATGGCAGTATCAGGTGCAGTATCTGGGGTTTCAACCGACAACAGCGCCGCAGGGGCGCTGGCCGGGGCTGCATCCAGCAGTTCCGACCAGGAACAGCGCTTTCTCAAATTGCTGGTTACCCAGCTGAATAACCAGGATCCGCTGAATCCGCTGGATAACGCGGAGCTGACTTCGCAGCTGGCGCAGATGAGCACCGTCAGCGGTATCGAGAACCTGAACAGCACGCTGACTTCGCTGGTGGCGCAGACCGGCGCCAGCCAGACCTTGCAGGCGGCATCGCTGATCGGCCACACGGTGCTGACGCCCGGCAGCAGCGTCGCACTGAAGGACAGCGCCGCCACCTCCTTCGGATTGGACATGCAAGGCGCGGCCGATACGGTCAAGGTCACCATCACCGACGCTGCCGGCAATACCGTGCGCACCATCGACGTCGGCGCGCTGCCGCAAGGCACCAAGACCTTGTCGTGGGACGGCAAGAACGATACCGGCACCGCAATGGGCGACGGCTCCTACAAAATCAGCGTGGCTGCTTCCGTTGGCGGCAGCGCAGTCGCGGCGAACACCCTGACGTACTCGCAGGTTGCCAGCGTGGCGCAGACGGCCAGCGGCGTGACGTTGAACCTGGGTGCGGCCGGCACGGCGGCATTGAGCGACGTTAAGCAATTTCTATAA
- a CDS encoding helix-turn-helix domain-containing protein — protein MANVSEFDEEVPATLADFLRQMRLKQTGENGKRLSLTAMHRRCGLSVPVLSKLETGRVTDPSGSTIKRVLDGYRLSFEDVAKYFPGPK, from the coding sequence ATGGCGAACGTGAGCGAATTCGATGAAGAAGTCCCGGCTACCCTGGCGGATTTCCTGCGGCAGATGCGTTTGAAGCAGACTGGCGAGAACGGCAAAAGATTATCGTTGACGGCGATGCACCGGCGTTGCGGTTTGTCGGTGCCGGTGCTGAGCAAACTCGAAACCGGCAGGGTGACCGATCCCAGCGGCTCGACCATCAAGCGTGTGTTGGACGGTTACCGGCTGAGCTTCGAAGATGTCGCAAAATATTTTCCTGGCCCTAAATGA
- the flgB gene encoding flagellar basal body rod protein FlgB — protein sequence MVDKLDAALRFQQEALNLRARRQEVLSSNIAHADTPNYKARDFDFSSSLAQAMEHGRQVQSVTMATTSARHIQGEAMATSEPDLMYRVPTQSSIDGNTVEMDVERVNFTDNAVHYESGLTVIGAQIKSLLSAVQQ from the coding sequence ATGGTAGACAAACTGGATGCAGCACTGCGCTTTCAGCAGGAAGCACTGAACCTGCGGGCGCGCCGGCAAGAGGTGCTGTCGTCGAACATCGCGCACGCCGATACGCCGAATTACAAGGCGCGCGATTTCGATTTCAGCAGCAGCCTGGCGCAGGCGATGGAGCACGGCCGGCAAGTGCAGTCGGTGACGATGGCGACTACTTCCGCGCGCCACATCCAGGGCGAAGCCATGGCCACCAGCGAACCTGACCTGATGTACCGGGTGCCGACCCAGTCCAGCATCGACGGCAATACCGTGGAGATGGATGTCGAACGCGTCAATTTCACCGACAACGCAGTCCACTACGAATCCGGCCTAACCGTCATCGGCGCCCAGATCAAGTCGCTGCTGTCGGCGGTGCAGCAATGA
- a CDS encoding RNA polymerase sigma factor FliA, translating into MYTAQGKIDKSDTLAQYAPLVRRLALQLIAKLPASVELDDMIQAGMLGLLDAANRYQDDQGAQFETYASQRIRGAMLDELRANDWLSRGLRQSSRKVDAAVQALEQKLARPPSEREIALSMQLSLEDYQHLLQEIHGSQLVYYEDCEGGSNENSFLDRQHDDSNRSGAGDPLQRLLDSGMRHMLVEAIALMPERERLLLSLYYEQEMNLREIGAVLEVSQSRVCQLHSQAISRLRVRLNETSRSEIA; encoded by the coding sequence ATGTATACGGCTCAGGGAAAAATCGACAAATCCGACACGCTGGCGCAATACGCGCCGCTGGTGCGGCGCCTGGCTTTGCAGCTGATAGCGAAATTGCCGGCCAGCGTAGAGCTGGACGACATGATCCAGGCCGGCATGCTGGGTTTGCTGGATGCCGCCAACCGCTACCAGGACGACCAGGGTGCGCAATTCGAAACCTACGCCAGCCAGCGCATCCGCGGCGCGATGCTGGACGAATTGCGCGCAAACGACTGGCTGTCGCGCGGCCTGCGCCAGTCTTCGCGCAAGGTCGACGCCGCGGTGCAGGCGCTGGAGCAGAAACTGGCGCGGCCGCCCAGCGAGCGTGAAATCGCATTGTCCATGCAGCTGTCGCTGGAAGATTATCAGCACCTGCTGCAGGAGATCCACGGATCGCAACTGGTGTATTACGAAGACTGCGAAGGCGGCAGCAATGAAAACTCCTTTCTTGACCGCCAGCATGACGATAGCAATCGCAGCGGCGCCGGCGATCCGCTGCAACGCCTGCTGGACAGCGGCATGCGCCACATGCTGGTGGAGGCGATCGCCCTGATGCCGGAACGTGAGCGGCTGCTGCTCAGTCTGTACTATGAGCAGGAAATGAATTTGCGCGAAATCGGCGCCGTGCTGGAAGTCAGCCAGTCGCGCGTCTGCCAGCTGCATAGCCAGGCTATCAGCCGCTTGCGGGTGCGTTTGAATGAAACCAGCCGGAGCGAGATTGCCTGA
- the flgE gene encoding flagellar hook protein FlgE: MGFQQGVSGLNASSSNLDVIGNNVANSGTVGFKAGSVLFADVYAGSRVGLGTQVAGVSQNFTQGAVQTSTRALDVAITNGDGFFRLASPSGEVSYSRNGQFTIDKDNYIVNSGGLRVTGYQVGANGSIAGGTPAALQLPAAAMTPNATTKINAQYNIDSRSTVPATAPFNATDSTSFNYQNAVTGYDSLGNPHEITNFFVKTAANAWDVYQTVDGGASSNIGSLTFDTAGKMLTPAAGTLTPAAVPLTNGAASMNFTINLTGTTQFGNDNAVAKQTQDGYTSGSLTAFAINPDGTVTGKYSNEQTKTLGQIVLTSFANPDGLQSKGGNVWAETAASGQPLVGTAGAGTKVGSLTSGALESSNVDLTAELVNMIIAQRTYQANAQTVKTQDQVMQTLVSMR; encoded by the coding sequence ATGGGTTTTCAACAAGGCGTAAGCGGATTGAATGCAAGTTCCAGCAATCTCGATGTGATCGGCAATAATGTCGCCAACTCGGGCACCGTGGGCTTCAAGGCGGGCAGTGTCCTGTTTGCCGATGTGTATGCCGGTTCGCGGGTCGGCCTCGGCACCCAGGTGGCCGGCGTTTCGCAAAATTTCACCCAGGGCGCGGTACAGACCAGCACCCGTGCGCTGGACGTGGCGATCACCAACGGCGACGGTTTTTTCCGCCTGGCCAGCCCATCCGGCGAGGTGTCCTATTCGCGCAACGGCCAGTTCACTATCGACAAGGATAACTACATCGTCAATTCCGGCGGCCTGCGCGTGACCGGTTATCAGGTCGGCGCCAATGGCAGCATCGCCGGCGGCACGCCGGCTGCCTTGCAGCTGCCGGCTGCCGCGATGACGCCGAACGCCACTACCAAGATCAATGCGCAATACAACATCGATTCACGCAGCACTGTGCCCGCCACGGCGCCGTTCAATGCCACTGATTCCACCAGTTTCAACTACCAGAATGCGGTGACCGGCTACGATTCGCTGGGCAACCCGCATGAAATCACGAATTTCTTCGTGAAGACCGCGGCCAACGCCTGGGATGTCTACCAGACCGTCGACGGCGGCGCCAGCAGCAATATCGGCTCGTTGACCTTTGATACGGCCGGCAAGATGCTGACGCCTGCCGCCGGCACCCTGACTCCTGCCGCCGTTCCCCTGACAAACGGCGCGGCGTCGATGAACTTCACGATCAACCTGACCGGCACTACCCAATTCGGCAACGACAACGCAGTCGCCAAACAGACCCAGGACGGTTATACCTCCGGCAGCCTGACTGCGTTCGCCATCAATCCGGACGGTACGGTCACCGGCAAGTACTCGAACGAACAGACCAAGACACTGGGCCAGATCGTCCTCACTTCCTTTGCCAATCCGGACGGCTTGCAATCGAAGGGCGGCAATGTCTGGGCTGAAACGGCGGCCTCGGGCCAGCCGCTGGTCGGGACCGCTGGCGCCGGCACCAAGGTTGGCTCCTTGACTTCGGGCGCGCTGGAATCGTCCAACGTCGACCTTACCGCCGAACTGGTCAACATGATCATTGCGCAGCGTACTTACCAGGCCAATGCACAGACTGTGAAAACCCAGGACCAGGTCATGCAGACCC
- the flgC gene encoding flagellar basal body rod protein FlgC: MPSMSIFDVAGSAMSAQSQRMNVTAGNLANADSVSGPDGQPYRAKQVVFAVAAGEQQDQIGGVQVAGVVEDQSPLRMVYDPKHPLANAGGYVAMPNVNVVEEMVNMISASRSYQANVEVLNTAKNMMLKTLTVGQ; this comes from the coding sequence ATGCCATCCATGAGTATTTTCGACGTTGCCGGTTCCGCCATGAGCGCGCAATCGCAGCGCATGAACGTCACTGCCGGCAACCTGGCGAACGCCGACAGCGTGTCCGGCCCCGACGGCCAGCCGTATCGCGCCAAGCAGGTAGTGTTCGCGGTGGCGGCGGGCGAGCAGCAGGACCAGATCGGCGGCGTGCAGGTGGCAGGGGTGGTGGAAGACCAGTCGCCGCTGCGCATGGTGTACGACCCCAAGCATCCGCTGGCCAACGCCGGCGGCTACGTCGCCATGCCTAACGTCAACGTGGTGGAAGAAATGGTCAACATGATTTCCGCTTCGCGTTCTTACCAGGCCAATGTTGAAGTGCTGAATACCGCCAAGAACATGATGTTGAAGACGCTGACCGTCGGCCAGTAG